The Mammaliicoccus sciuri genome window below encodes:
- a CDS encoding YlbF family regulator, whose protein sequence is MFTAETVDILDQSDELSACIKDSYIYQEYIEAKHQLETNFEVKILRQKFDQIKSHYDDCLRFGRYHPDYSRVMKETRQQKRAYEIHPVVSEFKTKETALQDLLDEVISIVSYSVSSNVKVDTGNPFFSSESHGGGCSTGGSCGCST, encoded by the coding sequence ATGTTTACTGCAGAAACAGTTGATATACTTGATCAATCAGATGAACTAAGCGCATGTATTAAAGATTCATATATTTATCAAGAATATATCGAAGCAAAACATCAACTTGAAACAAATTTTGAAGTTAAAATATTAAGACAAAAATTTGATCAAATAAAATCACATTATGATGATTGTTTAAGATTTGGCAGATATCATCCTGATTACAGTAGAGTCATGAAAGAAACAAGACAACAAAAGAGGGCATATGAAATACATCCAGTTGTTTCTGAATTTAAGACTAAAGAAACTGCATTACAAGATTTATTAGATGAAGTGATTAGCATTGTTTCTTATTCAGTTTCTAGCAATGTTAAAGTGGATACGGGTAATCCTTTCTTTAGTAGTGAATCACACGGTGGCGGTTGTTCTACTGGTGGCTCATGTG
- a CDS encoding DUF420 domain-containing protein, whose amino-acid sequence MNLPILPTISTTFIVLSAILVAIGWYFIAQRKIETHKKFMISAAVAAVVFFTIYASRTVFIGNTSFGGPDNIKIYYTIFLIFHITLATVGAVMGIYTIYLGWTNKLDRHRKFGPVTSIIWFFTAITGVAVYLLLYVFYHGGDTTSMIKAILGH is encoded by the coding sequence ATGAATTTACCAATTTTACCGACAATAAGTACAACTTTCATCGTATTAAGCGCTATTTTAGTTGCTATCGGATGGTACTTTATTGCACAACGAAAAATTGAAACACACAAAAAGTTTATGATATCTGCTGCAGTTGCGGCAGTCGTATTCTTTACCATTTATGCTAGTAGAACAGTATTTATTGGAAATACTTCATTTGGTGGACCGGATAATATCAAAATTTATTATACAATATTCTTGATATTCCATATAACACTAGCGACTGTCGGTGCAGTGATGGGAATCTATACGATATATTTAGGTTGGACGAACAAACTGGACAGACACCGTAAATTCGGGCCAGTAACATCTATTATTTGGTTCTTTACGGCTATTACAGGTGTTGCCGTTTATTTATTATTATATGTGTTCTATCACGGTGGAGATACAACATCTATGATAAAAGCAATTTTAGGACATTAA
- a CDS encoding COX15/CtaA family protein: MFSDKFLKWLSTIATIVMLFVQLGGALVTKTGSADGCGNSWPLCHGSVIPADWPVETIIELAHRGVSGLALILVCLLTYISWVKLGHIREVKPLCITSIAFIFAQALIGAAAVIWQQNDFILSLHFGISLISFASVLLLTLIIYEVDQKFEATSLIIDKHLRFHTYAVTLFIYFVIYSGALVRHADASLACLSWPLCRNGEVGLPQNFYEWIQMSHRTLAFIIFIWILYIFIHAFKNYTQYRVIKYGWTLAFVLVCLQVTTGALSIITRVNLFIALFHALFITMLFGLLCYFIMLISRSKRRS, from the coding sequence TTGTTTAGTGATAAATTTTTAAAATGGCTATCCACTATAGCGACAATTGTGATGCTCTTTGTCCAATTAGGTGGCGCTTTAGTTACGAAGACTGGTTCTGCCGATGGTTGCGGAAACTCTTGGCCATTATGTCATGGCTCTGTTATACCTGCAGATTGGCCAGTAGAAACGATTATAGAATTAGCCCATAGAGGCGTATCTGGATTAGCACTTATTCTTGTTTGTTTACTTACTTATATAAGTTGGGTCAAACTTGGTCATATTAGAGAAGTTAAACCACTTTGTATTACGAGCATTGCATTTATCTTTGCCCAAGCTTTAATTGGTGCAGCAGCTGTAATATGGCAACAAAATGATTTTATTTTATCTCTACATTTCGGAATATCACTTATTAGCTTCGCTTCAGTTTTATTATTAACATTAATCATTTATGAAGTTGATCAAAAATTCGAAGCTACAAGTTTAATAATAGATAAACACTTAAGGTTCCACACTTATGCTGTTACATTATTTATATATTTTGTGATTTATTCAGGCGCACTCGTAAGACATGCAGATGCAAGTTTAGCATGTTTAAGTTGGCCATTATGTAGAAACGGTGAAGTCGGACTACCTCAAAACTTTTATGAATGGATTCAAATGTCACATAGAACTTTAGCTTTCATCATATTTATTTGGATATTATATATATTCATTCATGCTTTCAAAAATTATACACAATACCGCGTTATTAAATACGGTTGGACATTAGCTTTTGTACTAGTTTGTTTACAAGTAACAACAGGTGCTTTATCAATTATCACACGTGTTAATTTATTTATCGCACTCTTCCACGCATTATTTATAACAATGTTATTTGGATTATTATGTTACTTTATTATGCTAATATCACGTTCTAAACGTCGAAGTTAA
- the ytvI gene encoding sporulation integral membrane protein YtvI — protein sequence MKKWINKRNISIFIIIVLSILFIYFILPISIPLITALVIALALNPLVNKLTHKIKSRKWSVTIIYTLLLSVTGFVIFLFLTKLIDQIVLFIKDLPNKINILITVIEQYNDKMKAILPDEMAVTINKELQNFVASLRDSIANYLSVENITEVVSSLPGFIISLVVFLVALFLFMLEIPNIHKFIKQHLYPSTYHEVYKIYNKIGHSIIGMISATVVLSFITWLFTYVGLLIIGVDSAFIISLFIWFIDILPIIGATGFTIPWAIYAYIVGDPTLGIQLIILSVILLVQRKILEPKIFGTGVGLSPLPTLISMFIGLKLLGFIGFFIGPLFLIVIKTILESGLIKTDFKI from the coding sequence ATGAAAAAATGGATAAACAAACGAAACATAAGCATATTTATCATTATAGTTTTATCTATTCTATTTATTTATTTCATTTTACCGATATCAATACCTTTAATAACAGCACTTGTTATCGCATTAGCACTCAATCCGCTCGTTAATAAACTTACACATAAAATTAAAAGCCGGAAGTGGAGCGTAACGATTATTTATACGTTACTCTTATCGGTAACAGGATTTGTTATATTTTTATTTTTAACAAAATTAATAGACCAGATTGTGCTATTTATTAAAGATTTGCCTAATAAAATTAATATACTCATCACAGTGATTGAACAATACAATGACAAAATGAAAGCTATTTTACCGGATGAAATGGCAGTTACTATCAACAAAGAACTGCAGAACTTTGTTGCTTCATTAAGAGATTCAATTGCAAATTATTTAAGCGTTGAAAATATAACAGAAGTTGTATCTTCTTTACCAGGTTTCATTATAAGTCTTGTAGTGTTTCTTGTAGCATTGTTCTTATTTATGTTAGAAATACCAAATATTCATAAATTTATTAAACAACATCTATATCCATCGACTTATCATGAAGTTTATAAAATATACAATAAAATAGGTCATTCAATCATTGGAATGATATCTGCTACCGTCGTATTAAGCTTTATAACTTGGTTATTTACATACGTTGGTCTTCTGATTATCGGCGTTGACTCAGCGTTTATCATCAGCTTATTTATATGGTTTATAGATATTTTACCGATTATTGGCGCAACAGGTTTTACAATTCCGTGGGCAATTTATGCTTACATAGTTGGAGATCCGACGCTCGGTATTCAGCTGATTATACTTTCAGTTATATTACTCGTTCAAAGAAAAATATTAGAACCTAAAATATTCGGTACAGGTGTCGGTTTATCTCCATTACCTACTTTAATATCCATGTTTATCGGTTTAAAATTACTAGGCTTTATTGGATTCTTTATCGGACCATTATTCTTAATCGTTATCAAAACAATACTAGAATCTGGTCTTATAAAAACAGACTTTAAAATATAA
- the ctaD gene encoding cytochrome c oxidase subunit I — MSTQSKKGFGSTIWDYLTTVDHKKIAILYLIAGGLFFAIGGIEAMLIRIQLAVPENDFVTAGLFNEIITMHGTTMIFLAAMPLLFGYMNAVVPLQIGARDVAFPFLNALGFWLFFFGGIFLNLSWILGGAPNAGWTSYASLSLESAGHGINFYALGLQISGAGTLIAGINFVATIVNMRAPGMTYMRMPLMTWTTFVASTLIVFAFPPLTIGIFLLIFDRMFGTSFFVASQGGNTIIWEHLFWIFGHPEVYILVLPAFGIFSEIIPVFARKRLFGYSAMVFATVLIGFLGFMVWAHHMFTVGLGPVANAIFAVATMAIAVPTGVKIFNWLLTVWGGSVEFTTPMLYALFFIPSFVMGGVTGVMQASAPADYQLHDSYFIVAHFHYVIVGGVVFALLAGLHYWFPLIAGKMLSEKLGKVTFWLFFIGFHLTFLIQHFLGLWGMPRRVFTYLPGQGYDIPNLVSTIGALFMAVAVITEVINVIMTLAKGEKVGKDAWGDGRTLEWALPVPTPHYNFAQTPLVRGLDALWIEKTQGDGKILPAESLDEIHMPNNSFIPFMQAFGLFVAAFGAMYFADGKEWALDAVKDLHEKPWAVYVLILGLGITAGSMIVRSLKDDHGHHISKEELLEYERGER; from the coding sequence GTGTCTACTCAAAGTAAAAAGGGGTTTGGATCGACTATTTGGGACTATTTAACAACAGTCGACCACAAAAAAATTGCTATTTTGTATTTAATTGCTGGGGGATTATTCTTTGCTATCGGTGGTATCGAAGCAATGTTAATTCGTATCCAGTTAGCAGTTCCAGAAAACGACTTTGTTACAGCTGGACTGTTTAATGAAATTATCACAATGCATGGTACAACAATGATATTCTTAGCCGCAATGCCTTTGTTATTCGGTTATATGAACGCAGTTGTCCCATTACAAATTGGTGCACGAGATGTTGCATTTCCATTCTTAAATGCATTAGGTTTCTGGTTATTCTTCTTCGGTGGAATTTTCTTAAACTTATCTTGGATTTTAGGTGGAGCGCCTAACGCAGGTTGGACATCTTATGCAAGTTTATCTTTAGAATCGGCAGGGCATGGTATTAACTTCTATGCTCTAGGGTTACAAATCTCTGGTGCTGGTACATTAATTGCTGGTATTAACTTTGTAGCTACAATCGTTAACATGAGAGCACCTGGTATGACGTATATGCGTATGCCATTAATGACTTGGACAACATTTGTTGCTTCAACATTAATCGTATTTGCATTCCCACCATTAACTATCGGTATTTTCTTATTAATTTTCGATAGAATGTTTGGTACATCATTCTTCGTTGCTTCTCAAGGTGGTAACACAATTATTTGGGAACATTTATTCTGGATCTTTGGACACCCAGAAGTTTATATTTTAGTATTACCAGCGTTCGGTATATTCTCTGAAATTATACCTGTATTCGCTAGAAAACGTTTATTCGGTTATTCAGCGATGGTATTCGCTACAGTATTAATCGGTTTCTTAGGATTCATGGTTTGGGCTCACCACATGTTCACTGTAGGTTTAGGTCCAGTAGCTAACGCAATATTCGCTGTTGCAACAATGGCAATTGCGGTTCCAACTGGTGTGAAAATATTCAACTGGTTACTAACTGTATGGGGCGGTAGCGTTGAATTTACTACACCAATGTTATATGCGTTATTCTTTATTCCATCATTCGTTATGGGTGGGGTAACAGGTGTCATGCAAGCATCAGCACCAGCTGACTATCAATTACATGACTCATACTTTATCGTTGCTCACTTCCACTACGTAATTGTTGGTGGTGTAGTATTCGCATTATTAGCTGGTTTACATTATTGGTTCCCGCTAATAGCTGGTAAAATGTTAAGTGAAAAATTAGGTAAAGTAACATTCTGGTTATTCTTTATTGGTTTCCATTTAACATTCTTAATTCAACATTTCTTAGGACTATGGGGTATGCCACGTCGAGTATTTACATACTTACCTGGTCAAGGGTATGACATACCAAACTTAGTTTCAACAATTGGTGCGCTATTCATGGCAGTAGCTGTTATTACTGAAGTTATCAATGTAATCATGACATTAGCTAAAGGTGAAAAAGTTGGAAAAGATGCTTGGGGAGACGGCCGTACTTTAGAATGGGCGTTACCAGTACCAACACCACATTATAACTTTGCACAAACACCATTAGTTCGTGGATTAGATGCATTATGGATTGAAAAAACACAAGGCGACGGAAAAATTCTTCCAGCTGAATCTTTAGATGAGATTCATATGCCAAATAATTCATTTATTCCATTTATGCAAGCATTCGGTTTATTCGTAGCAGCATTTGGTGCTATGTACTTTGCAGATGGTAAAGAATGGGCTCTAGATGCAGTTAAAGATTTACATGAAAAACCATGGGCAGTATACGTATTGATTCTTGGTTTAGGTATTACTGCAGGAAGTATGATTGTAAGATCACTTAAAGATGATCATGGTCATCATATTTCTAAAGAAGAGTTATTAGAGTATGAAAGGGGTGAGCGTTAA
- the ctaG gene encoding cytochrome c oxidase assembly factor CtaG — MGNLTSISIFGFWANWTPFFFVGVLCVIILYFLICGKWYKDIPGGRPLRKGEATLFVILMLTIYLLEGGPFDLLSHIIFSFHMLQMALLFLIVVPLLYFAIPEYIIKYVEELPVINKIVQFFTKPILAIFLFNGLFSVYHIPLVLDTLKQDLVLHELYTIILFISAWFMWHPIFNKHIPEELHMSNIKKILYIFFIGVLLTPSCGLIIFSGTAMYETYTSGKAWLGAMTLCVPADTLNTVVQGTGLSGPEYFTNFTPLEDQQTGGVIMKVMQEIVFGIYLYIIFMRWFRYERKNEKQITEDSLRKLQEQKALYNQFR; from the coding sequence ATGGGTAACTTAACCTCAATATCTATATTCGGTTTTTGGGCAAACTGGACGCCATTCTTTTTTGTAGGCGTATTATGTGTAATTATTTTATACTTTTTAATTTGTGGAAAATGGTATAAAGATATACCAGGAGGAAGACCTTTAAGAAAAGGTGAAGCGACACTTTTCGTTATCTTAATGCTAACGATATACTTATTAGAAGGTGGACCTTTTGATCTGCTTTCACATATCATATTTAGTTTCCATATGTTGCAAATGGCTTTATTATTTTTAATTGTAGTTCCATTGCTGTATTTTGCTATCCCAGAATATATCATCAAATATGTGGAAGAACTACCTGTAATCAATAAAATTGTTCAATTTTTTACAAAGCCGATATTAGCAATTTTTCTTTTTAACGGTTTATTCTCTGTATATCATATACCACTTGTGTTAGATACTTTAAAACAAGATCTTGTTTTGCATGAGTTATATACGATTATTTTATTCATAAGTGCATGGTTTATGTGGCATCCAATATTTAATAAACATATTCCTGAAGAACTGCACATGAGTAACATTAAGAAAATCTTATATATCTTCTTTATCGGTGTGTTGTTAACACCTTCATGTGGACTTATCATATTTAGCGGAACTGCAATGTATGAAACATACACGTCAGGTAAAGCATGGCTTGGTGCGATGACTTTATGTGTACCAGCTGATACATTAAATACAGTCGTTCAAGGAACAGGATTATCAGGTCCAGAATACTTTACGAATTTCACACCATTAGAAGATCAGCAAACAGGTGGCGTCATCATGAAAGTTATGCAAGAAATCGTGTTTGGTATTTATTTATATATCATTTTCATGAGATGGTTTAGGTATGAGAGAAAAAATGAAAAGCAAATCACTGAAGATAGCTTGAGAAAATTACAAGAGCAAAAAGCATTATATAATCAATTTAGATAG
- a CDS encoding CAP-associated domain-containing protein yields MKNIIIKVVAITILIIVLFYLFYSPKLEFDVLKNPNYSHDKANENYYEQQAEKSTGNAKLKEGVGTYVYKNIKEVINDLGQPDRVYKAEHDRKNYVFKNKEHYYLISTKNDKVSSVFATGNKVNVSPIKMKQDATKIFNGTNIDMEPVVESTYGKYQLELSERDIKIQLLIKYGNVYTQVLIDSETNKVMGIQFMDSDAVIERAPFSMTKIKGDKEHKLKRTDKQDFQAHINKDLSLLEIVNEIREMKDVKPLQINDQLTYITQMEADLIEDDIDEEEAVKSLEDGITKHINNQNIEYESINQNLAYNFYDVPTLINSWLNNNTYREKLLGSQYDEFGAGNSREYYSLVFKENKE; encoded by the coding sequence TTGAAAAATATTATCATAAAAGTTGTAGCAATAACTATTTTAATCATTGTACTCTTTTATTTATTCTATTCACCTAAATTAGAATTTGATGTTTTAAAGAATCCAAACTACTCTCATGATAAAGCAAATGAGAATTATTATGAGCAACAAGCCGAGAAATCAACTGGCAATGCAAAGTTGAAAGAAGGCGTAGGTACATATGTCTATAAAAATATTAAAGAAGTCATAAATGATTTAGGACAACCAGATAGGGTATATAAGGCAGAGCACGATAGAAAGAATTATGTCTTTAAAAATAAAGAGCATTATTATTTAATATCTACTAAAAATGATAAAGTCTCTTCAGTATTTGCTACAGGAAATAAAGTGAATGTTTCACCGATTAAAATGAAACAAGATGCAACAAAGATTTTTAATGGTACAAATATAGATATGGAACCAGTTGTTGAAAGTACATATGGTAAATATCAATTAGAATTATCTGAACGTGATATCAAGATACAATTACTGATTAAATATGGTAATGTTTATACACAAGTCTTAATTGATAGTGAAACAAATAAAGTGATGGGCATACAGTTTATGGATTCAGATGCTGTTATTGAGCGTGCACCATTTTCAATGACTAAAATAAAAGGTGATAAAGAGCACAAACTTAAGAGAACAGATAAACAAGACTTTCAAGCTCATATAAATAAAGATTTATCACTTCTTGAAATCGTTAATGAAATTAGAGAAATGAAAGATGTCAAACCATTACAGATTAATGATCAACTTACGTATATCACACAAATGGAAGCAGATTTAATTGAAGATGATATCGATGAGGAAGAGGCAGTTAAATCACTAGAAGATGGCATCACAAAACATATCAATAATCAAAATATTGAATATGAATCCATTAACCAAAATTTAGCTTACAATTTCTATGATGTACCAACACTTATCAATAGCTGGTTAAACAACAATACTTATAGGGAAAAGTTATTAGGTAGTCAATATGACGAATTTGGTGCTGGTAATTCTCGCGAATACTATTCACTTGTTTTCAAAGAAAATAAAGAATAA
- the cyoE gene encoding heme o synthase, producing MTSEKEIETGRLTLYEIKAIIKMGLVQGNLIPTFAGAWLAIVFGGFNFFHSLSVVLLMMVGSTLIMGGACAINNYYDQDIDSIMPSKQKRPTVNGRISNRHLIQLSFGLMVVGEILLFMINIPTGIIGLLGIFGYVVLYSIWSKRHTVWNTVVGSFPGAIPPLIGWASIDPSLSPLAWTLFLVLFAWQPAHFYALAYRRKDEYALANIPMLPSVKSFNRTRLSMLFWVVLLLPIPFLMTQLGTVFIVIATLLNLAWMLLALYGFKKEINKSKWATSMFVFSLNYLVIFFVMTVIVTVIQLI from the coding sequence GTGACTTCTGAGAAAGAAATAGAAACTGGTCGTCTCACTTTGTATGAAATTAAAGCCATCATTAAAATGGGTCTTGTTCAAGGAAATTTGATCCCAACATTTGCAGGTGCGTGGCTTGCAATAGTATTTGGTGGATTTAACTTCTTCCACAGTTTATCGGTTGTTCTATTAATGATGGTAGGATCAACCCTTATTATGGGTGGAGCATGTGCTATAAACAATTATTACGATCAAGATATCGATTCTATCATGCCTTCAAAACAAAAGAGACCTACAGTAAATGGACGTATTAGTAATCGCCACTTAATACAATTAAGTTTCGGATTAATGGTTGTGGGTGAAATTTTATTATTCATGATAAATATTCCAACTGGCATAATTGGATTACTTGGTATATTTGGATATGTTGTACTGTACTCAATATGGTCAAAAAGACATACCGTTTGGAATACAGTTGTAGGAAGTTTTCCAGGTGCAATACCGCCGTTAATTGGTTGGGCGAGTATTGATCCATCATTAAGCCCATTAGCATGGACACTATTCTTAGTGTTATTTGCATGGCAACCTGCTCATTTTTATGCTTTAGCTTATCGTCGTAAAGATGAATATGCCTTAGCTAATATACCAATGTTACCGTCAGTTAAAAGCTTCAATAGAACGCGTTTAAGTATGTTGTTTTGGGTAGTTCTATTATTACCGATACCGTTCTTAATGACGCAACTTGGTACAGTGTTTATCGTTATTGCAACACTGCTCAATTTAGCATGGATGTTATTAGCTTTATATGGATTTAAAAAAGAAATAAACAAATCAAAATGGGCTACGAGTATGTTTGTTTTTTCTTTAAATTATCTTGTTATTTTCTTTGTCATGACAGTTATCGTAACTGTTATACAATTAATATAA
- a CDS encoding cytochrome C oxidase subunit IV family protein → MSQQLNHDAQALRDYKKRKSTKEMRMQVTNFAIMIFVTFIAFALVAAELPKEFVIPVILGLAVLQVVLQFYYFMHMKAEKHGISKLFMITGVFFGLSFIVTFIYIVWLGDPLFVKTK, encoded by the coding sequence ATGAGTCAACAATTAAATCATGACGCACAAGCACTTAGAGATTATAAGAAGCGTAAAAGTACAAAAGAAATGCGTATGCAAGTTACAAACTTCGCTATTATGATTTTTGTTACTTTTATTGCTTTCGCATTAGTTGCTGCTGAACTTCCTAAAGAGTTCGTTATACCGGTTATTTTAGGATTAGCAGTACTACAAGTTGTATTACAATTCTATTATTTCATGCATATGAAAGCTGAAAAACATGGTATATCAAAATTATTTATGATTACGGGTGTATTCTTCGGATTATCGTTCATCGTAACGTTTATTTACATCGTATGGTTAGGCGATCCGTTATTCGTAAAAACAAAATAA
- the coxB gene encoding cytochrome c oxidase subunit II codes for MKTRLKNTKMFGLLATLLFVLAGCGQKHLSVLHPAGEVADKQFFLLMLSIGIMLLVIVVVVVIFLFAMIKFRRKKLGEDYVPKDVEGNHKLELVWTIIPIILLIVLAIPTVMLTFSLGDTKSIDKVDEKGKSKELVIDVTANLYWWEFSYPNEKIVTSQELVVPTDKKVYFRLHSADVKHSFWVPAVGGKLDTNVEGINKFYLKFDDKRAKEVKNLFYGKCAELCGPSHALMDFKVKALPQDDFDKWVKDMKDVKKPVAATSSQAKEGEKVFNKSCAGCHAVTPTGDGAKGPNLTNFGDRDLIAGYLKHDEENIKKWIKDPESVKPGNKMTGQYKVSDEDIDALSAYLMERKVDK; via the coding sequence ATGAAGACACGTTTAAAAAACACGAAAATGTTCGGTTTGCTTGCTACTTTGCTGTTTGTATTAGCAGGTTGTGGACAAAAACATTTATCAGTACTTCACCCAGCTGGTGAAGTGGCTGATAAACAATTCTTTTTACTAATGCTTTCAATAGGCATTATGTTGCTAGTTATTGTTGTAGTTGTTGTTATATTCTTATTTGCAATGATTAAATTCCGTCGTAAAAAATTAGGTGAAGATTATGTACCTAAAGACGTTGAAGGAAATCATAAATTAGAATTGGTTTGGACAATCATCCCAATTATTTTACTTATTGTTCTAGCAATTCCTACTGTTATGCTTACGTTCTCACTTGGAGATACGAAATCAATCGACAAAGTAGATGAAAAAGGTAAAAGTAAAGAACTTGTTATTGATGTAACTGCTAACCTTTATTGGTGGGAGTTTAGTTATCCAAATGAAAAAATTGTTACCAGCCAAGAACTCGTTGTACCTACAGATAAGAAAGTTTACTTCAGATTACATTCAGCTGATGTTAAACACTCATTCTGGGTACCAGCAGTTGGAGGAAAATTGGATACTAACGTAGAAGGTATTAATAAATTCTACTTAAAATTCGATGATAAAAGAGCTAAAGAAGTCAAAAATCTATTCTATGGTAAGTGTGCTGAGTTATGTGGACCATCACATGCTTTAATGGACTTTAAAGTGAAAGCCCTACCACAAGATGATTTTGATAAATGGGTTAAAGATATGAAAGACGTTAAAAAACCTGTAGCCGCTACTTCTAGCCAAGCTAAAGAGGGTGAAAAGGTATTTAACAAATCATGTGCAGGATGTCACGCTGTTACACCAACAGGAGATGGAGCTAAAGGCCCTAACTTAACTAACTTTGGTGATCGTGATTTAATTGCAGGTTACTTAAAACATGATGAAGAAAATATTAAAAAATGGATTAAAGACCCAGAAAGCGTTAAACCTGGTAATAAGATGACTGGTCAATATAAAGTTTCTGATGAAGACATTGACGCTTTATCTGCCTACTTAATGGAAAGAAAAGTTGATAAGTAA
- a CDS encoding YugN family protein has translation MVFDNTGLEKVIIEQELLKDVMNKHGFIAGGHWDYERITYDFKYEISEGVYYLRIPGYALKGDIGANNATIQLMDPYLGKHYYPTGVEYGDDEVYPDNLVAHCNLLIERITSDINALNTLGAH, from the coding sequence ATGGTATTTGATAATACAGGTCTTGAGAAGGTTATCATTGAACAAGAGCTATTAAAAGATGTTATGAATAAACATGGTTTTATTGCTGGAGGACATTGGGATTATGAACGTATTACTTATGATTTCAAATATGAAATAAGTGAAGGCGTCTATTACCTTAGAATTCCAGGTTATGCACTTAAAGGGGACATCGGTGCCAATAACGCAACAATTCAATTAATGGATCCATATCTCGGTAAACACTACTATCCAACAGGTGTAGAATACGGAGATGATGAAGTTTATCCAGATAATTTAGTTGCACATTGTAACTTATTAATTGAACGTATCACATCAGATATTAATGCATTAAATACATTAGGTGCGCATTAA
- a CDS encoding cytochrome c oxidase subunit 3 encodes MSHEEAKFTADNWPNHPETASMEGKNKLVGFWVFLGGEVALFASLFATYLALKDAVPSEDHLLAKDLFHLPLAFVMTMLLLTSSLTSVYALYHMRNFNAKGLFLWIGITILLGLGFLGLEIYEFVEYVHQGHTFRSSAFGSAFYFLVGTHGFHVLIGLVWLTLLIFRNRARGLSIYNAHKFNTAALYWHFIDVVWVFIFTVVYLMGALG; translated from the coding sequence ATGTCACATGAAGAAGCAAAATTTACAGCTGACAATTGGCCAAACCATCCTGAAACAGCATCTATGGAAGGTAAGAACAAACTCGTAGGATTTTGGGTGTTCTTAGGTGGAGAGGTTGCATTATTCGCATCACTATTCGCTACTTACTTAGCACTAAAAGATGCTGTACCAAGTGAAGATCATTTATTAGCTAAAGATTTATTCCATTTACCATTAGCGTTCGTAATGACGATGTTATTATTAACATCATCTTTAACAAGTGTGTATGCTTTATATCATATGCGTAATTTCAATGCTAAAGGATTATTCCTTTGGATTGGTATTACAATATTGTTAGGATTAGGATTCTTAGGATTAGAAATTTATGAATTTGTTGAGTATGTACATCAAGGTCATACATTCCGTTCAAGTGCATTCGGTAGTGCCTTCTACTTCTTAGTAGGAACACACGGATTCCACGTACTTATAGGTTTAGTATGGTTAACATTACTCATCTTCCGTAATAGAGCTAGAGGATTAAGTATTTATAATGCACATAAATTTAATACTGCTGCTTTATATTGGCACTTCATTGACGTTGTATGGGTGTTTATCTTTACAGTAGTATACTTGATGGGAGCGTTAGGATAA